Proteins encoded together in one Gemmatimonadota bacterium DH-78 window:
- the secG gene encoding preprotein translocase subunit SecG, whose protein sequence is MYGFLLVVLILDAIFLSVVILLQSGKGGGLAAMGGGAAATDGILGGRQATTVLTRATWTSGTLFMVLSLVLSIMSSRSAAPSSILRPDVAPATAPAPVLPGLDDSGTADPAGGDTGGDDAGGSPADAGESGGN, encoded by the coding sequence ATGTACGGATTTCTTCTCGTCGTCCTGATCCTCGACGCCATCTTCCTCAGCGTCGTGATCCTTCTCCAGTCGGGTAAGGGAGGCGGACTCGCGGCCATGGGGGGAGGAGCGGCGGCCACGGACGGCATTCTGGGAGGACGGCAGGCCACCACCGTGCTCACCCGCGCCACCTGGACGTCGGGCACCCTCTTCATGGTGCTCTCCCTGGTGCTCTCGATCATGTCGTCGCGCTCCGCCGCGCCGTCGTCGATCCTGCGCCCCGACGTGGCTCCGGCCACGGCGCCCGCCCCGGTGCTTCCCGGGCTGGACGATTCGGGTACCGCCGATCCCGCCGGTGGCGACACGGGCGGCGACGATGCGGGTGGCTCCCCGGCGGACGCCGGCGAGTCGGGCGGCAACTGA
- the tpiA gene encoding triose-phosphate isomerase gives MMDRRPVISGNWKMNHGPEAAASFFGELGSAVGAARVIIFPPALSLPAAVEAARGTGVEIGVQNVHAEVSGAFTGENSAAAAREAGATLALIGHSERRHVFGETDDQVAAKVARAVAEGLEPVVCVGETLDERKAGRLEEVLDRQIRAALTTLPSDGAFLIAYEPVWAIGTGETATPDDAAEAHALLRDRLTEARGEVAAAVSILYGGSVKPGNAAELLAADGVDGVLVGGASLRASDFRAIIDAAER, from the coding sequence TCTCCGGAAACTGGAAGATGAACCACGGCCCCGAGGCGGCGGCCTCCTTCTTCGGCGAGCTGGGGTCGGCCGTCGGCGCCGCCCGCGTGATCATCTTCCCCCCGGCGCTCTCGCTCCCCGCCGCCGTCGAGGCCGCGCGCGGCACGGGGGTCGAGATCGGAGTCCAGAACGTTCACGCGGAGGTCTCGGGCGCATTCACCGGCGAGAATTCGGCCGCCGCGGCCCGCGAGGCGGGCGCCACGCTGGCCCTGATCGGTCATTCGGAGCGCCGTCATGTCTTCGGCGAGACCGACGACCAGGTGGCGGCGAAGGTGGCCCGCGCCGTGGCCGAGGGGCTGGAACCGGTCGTCTGCGTCGGCGAGACGCTCGACGAGCGGAAGGCGGGACGGCTCGAGGAGGTGCTCGATCGCCAGATCCGGGCGGCGCTGACCACCCTGCCGAGCGACGGCGCCTTCCTGATCGCCTACGAGCCCGTCTGGGCCATCGGCACCGGCGAGACGGCCACCCCGGACGACGCCGCCGAGGCGCACGCTCTGCTGCGCGATCGTCTCACCGAGGCGCGCGGTGAGGTCGCCGCCGCCGTGTCGATTCTGTACGGCGGCAGCGTCAAGCCGGGCAATGCCGCCGAACTTCTCGCGGCCGACGGCGTGGACGGCGTACTGGTCGGCGGCGCATCGCTGCGCGCCTCCGACTTCCGGGCGATCATCGACGCCGCGGAGCGTTGA